Within Fusobacterium periodonticum ATCC 33693, the genomic segment TGACTTACATTTTTATTTAGTTGGAGAAAAATTACCTAAACAATTATTAGTAAATGATTTTAAAGTTTTTTATAATCCTATGAATGTTTTTGACGGAGCTATTTGGTTAACTGATAAATTAAAATATAATGAAAGTTTTATAAAAAATACAGAATCAGATGAAGAAATAAATATTTATTTTGTTCAAGATGTTGCTAGAAGAATATCTTTAGAAATGTTTAATCATAAGTTAAATAATCAAAAAAATGAAACAGAACTAAAAGTAATTAGAAAATTTTTTGAAGAATATTTAATTAGATTAGGACAAATTTCATATAAAGTATTTTTTGAATATAAAACTAAAGAGAATTTAATTTTTATTAATAAAACGATAAATTATAAAAGAATATTTTCTATTATAGAAGAAAAAATTGAATTATTATTTAATATGTTTATAAATACTTTTAGTGATGAAAGATTTATTAATAGAATAATAAAAGAAATATACTATAATGAATTAAATAAAGATATTGATTATATCAAAAATTTAGTTAAAGACTATTATTCAGAATTAAAAGATTTCTGGAAAAATAATAAAAAAGATATAGCTTATCAAATGTATAATGTTTTTTTGTTAAAATTAACATATTACAGCATAATTGAAACAAACGAATATGACGGAGATTCTTATTTAAAAAAGAATGAAAAATTAAATTTAATATTATATGGAGTATGTTTATCTTTACCATTATTTTTAAAAATAAGCGATAGGACAGATATGTTTTATCGTGCTTGTAATGCTACATTTGATTTATTAGGAATAGTGTTAAATTTATATAATTATGATCTTGATAACGATAATAAAATGTTTTGGGAAAGTGAATATATAAAAAAAGAAGGAAATAAAGAAATTTTTAATTCTTTCTGCAAATATTTAAACGAAACAGATTATAGTATGATTAATAGTAATATTGGACAAACCATTAATATGTTAAGTAAAAAAGATAATGATTATTTATATGGAAATCAACTACCTAAAATTAATATGTATTCATTGATAAACAAAGTATTTTATGAAAATGAAGCTAAAGATGGATTTTTTAATGTAGAAACTTTTATTGAAAATGAAAGAACTGCATTTTTAAATAGTGAAAAATATGCTGAAATAATAGAAAATGAAGATGTTTATGAAAGTACAAATTATTTCGTTCCATCGTTTTCAATAGGAAGAATTCATTTACCTTCTGATAACAAAGCTAAATTTACTAGAAAAACAGGTAATAAAACTTATATAAATACATTAATGAAAAATAGAATTATTGCCAATAATGATCCTTTTCAAAATATTTTAAATATTTCAAAAATAATAAAAGATAATTTAGATAATTTATTTCCAGATTATTATGTATTAATAAATTTGACTACAACAACAGAAGAAAACAAATTTAAAGAAGTATATCTACAAGTTAAAAATATTGTCAGCATTTCAATAAGTAAAAATCCAAAAACTAAAATTAAAACTGCAATTATAAATATATCAACTCCTAATAAAAATACTTTCAATTTTGGCGATGGTGCTTTTTCTATAAAGACAATGGAAAAAGGAACTATAAAATCATATATTATAAAACCTGGTAATGAAATAAGAATAATGTTAGGGTATACATTTGATGATTCTTATTCTATATTTAATGGTATGGTTGCTAGTTCACAAGAAATAGGTAATACAACTGTAATTACTTGTGTTGATTTTGCTTCCACTCTTCATAATGTAATCCCATATAATTTAGATTTAAATAATGAAACAATTTTAGCTCATGATATAAAACAAGAAGAATCTAATAAAGAAAAAAATAATATTGCTAAAAAGCCAGAAAACAAGACATTAACTGCATCAGAAATAGAAGAAGCTAATATGACTGCTGGAGCTAATTTATCAGATGATAAACATGAAAAAAATCAATATTGGAAATTAGTTATTAATAAATTATCTGGAATAAATAATCCTAATGGATATTTATTTGAAGCATTCAATTCTAGACTTTATCAAACTTATTTTCAAATAGGGACCAGTTCATTTTCTGTTGCAACTATTTTGATGATGTCACAATTAAGAGATAATGTTTCTAAATATTTTTCTAATCAATTTAAAGAAACTAGTTTAAACAGAGATACAAATATGTTAGCTTTAACTTTATTTAATAAAGAAAATTTAACAAAAGCTTTAGGAACATTTGTAAACGCCGAAGATGTTGAAAATGTTGCAAGTATAGGAAATTCATTAAAAAATATTTATCCTATTGATATAGATTATGAAACTTATGGTTATATAGAACAAGATGGAACTAATAAAAATACTATGTCTGATTTGTATTTAAAAAATAAAAATACAAATAAAGTTAACAACGAAAAACCATTTGAGTATAATCCTAATAATTATTCTTCTAATTATATAAGACAACCTCTTGATTTTTTATCTGATCAAACAGCTTATGGAAGTTTTGGTTCACCTAGAAGTAATGGAACAAGAAGACATGTTGGTGTAGATTATAAAAATAGTCCATTAATACAAAAAGGAAGAACTAATTTTATTTATTGTGTGGCCAATGGTAAAGTTTTTACAAATGCTTATCAAGAAAAAGGTGCTGGTTATTATTTAATAATATTGCATACAGGAGATTTATTTGCTACTATGTATGCTCATATGCAAAATAAAAGTTCATTTAAAAATGGTTCTGATGTTTATAAAGGAGACATAATCGGAAGAGTTGGTGATACTGGAGCTAGTCAAGGTAAACACTTACACTTTCAAGTAATGCTTTATAAAAAACACCCAATGGCAAAACAAATATATGAACAAATAAAATCCAAAGGAACTGATAAAAAACCATTAGCTTTAGAGAAATCATCTAATGATTCATTCTATTATTTGGATCCAACATTATTTTTTAGTACAAGTAACCCTTACTATATTAGTGTTTTTAATGATAGTGTTTCTGGTAATCTAAATAATAAAGAAAACAATAATCAACAAAAAACAAATATAACGAAAACAACAGATAAAGAATATGAAGATAAGTTAAAAAAACATATTATATCTAATGAAGGTTTTAAAAATAATTTATATAAAGATAAAGATTCTCAGTCAATAGGTTATGGATTTTTAAAAAGAGGTGCTGGACTTAATAGAGAAATTTTTTCAGAAGAAGATTATCAAAAATATTTTGTTAATAATGAATATATGAATGAAGAGAAAGCTAATGAAATTTTAGATAAAGCAATAAAAGTTTATTCAAGAATTCCTAAAAAATATTTAAAAAATAATTGGGATAAGTTAGATAACAATATAAAAATTGCTTTAATTGATATGAATTATCAAGGTTGGTTTTATAGTTTAGCTCAAACAACTGATTTCATTGATAATATTTCAAAAGGTAATTTAGAAGAAGCAATAGATACAATTAAAAATTCTAATTATTATAAACAAGATAAAAGAAGAGCTAATAAGAATATTGAATTAATAAGGAGTGCATTATAATAATGGCTGATATTATAGAAAATAGAGATTTTGATCAAAATATTCCATTTTTTCCAAATAGAAATATAATTTCATATAAAGTTCATAATAATTCTGATTCAAAACCAGAAAATCAAAATGAAGATGACGTTGTTATTTCAAAACATTTAGTAAGTAATAATTTTGTAGCAGATGGTTCAAATGTTAAATTAAAAATGAAATTTACAAATAATACTTTTCCAGAAATTATGAATTTTTATGAAAATTTAGTTCTAACTTCCGCTTGGGATGTTAGAGAAAATGCTGATTATGAAACATTATTATTAGCTCGTTCTCATTTATTTTACAATACAATGAAATATAAATGGAAAAATAATTCAGTTTTTAATGATTTTTTAAATAAAATTAATGAAAAAAAAGATAATGATTTAGAAACAACGAAAATTAAAAATAAAAAAATAGAAAGTAAAAATAATACTTCAAATCCATTAAGATTGTTTAGTGATGCTTTTAATCACTCCATTGAAGAAAAATATATTGATGTTGCTTATGATTTTAAACCAGAAGAAAATAAAAATAATGAAGAACAAGGTATATTTGCTAATTTTGAAAAAAATCTTTTTAGAAATGGTTCAAGAAAATTTAGTGAAAATCATTTTGCCATTAGTAAAATAAATCTAATTTCTCACGATATAAAAATTAATAATACTCCTAATTCAATTTCTATTGTTACTGGAGATGGTGAAGATGACGAAGATAAAATAGTATTAAGCGTTGTTAATAGTGGTGTTATGAATGATATTGTAGAAAAGCCTATATCAAATGTATTAAATAGTATTGGAGAAGAAATAACAGAAAATAATTTCTTAATACAAGCTGATTATATGGCAACTCAATTAATCAAAGAATTAGAGTTGACATATCAAGGAACTATTACTATTCTTTATAATAAAGATATTCAAATAGGTGATTTAATTACTTTAATAGATGAAACCGCTTCTTTACAAGGAATATTTAAAATAATGTCTTTTGAACATATTTTAGATACTAGAGGTTTAATAACTATTTTAAAGGTTTGTGCTTCTTTTGAAATAAGAGATCCTGTTGTTGATACTTACAGTAATGATATTTCTTACAAATTAATGGAATCTTTTAAAGAAAATATAGCGGGTGGTTTAGATGAATCTGATAGTTATATTGTTAACAAAGTATTTGCTTATTATATGAAATACATAACACATTCTGAAAAGTATACTAATTTTAGGTATGTTTTTTTTGAAGAAGGAAAAGGATTGAGTAATATTGGAGATATTGCAACAGAAAGAAGTAGATTAACATTTACTCCATCAATTATTCCAATAAGATTTTATCCAATGTTAAAAAAAGGTATAATGCAAATACCAGATAATTTAGAAAAAGCTTTTGGATATCAAAATGCTTATTATCAAGAAGGAATCTTTAAATATTTTTCAAATTTCTTTTCTATAAAAATAAGAAATGCTTTAAGAAGTTTTGGAAAAACTATGGTTAAAGCTGTTGTTTTTCTAGCAGATACTGTTGCAGAAACATTAAGTTTTGGATTAAGTAATTTATTAAAACCTTTTTTTGGAGTAACTCAAAAACATTCTGATGAAGGTATTATTGGAGAAATAGATGTGGATAGAAATGAATTTAAAACAACTCCTTATAGTCCATATGGAAGTATTACTTCAAATAATCTTGGTAGAAAGTTTGATTTTACAGTAGCTTTTTTCAATACTCAATTACAAAGTACAGATAATTTAAATAACAACTTTCCTATAAAAGATAAAGATAAAGCAACAAAAAATTTATTATTTAAAGAAAAAACAGTTAAAAATTATATAACTGAAACATTTGATATAACTTTGATGGTTGAAATATACGATGGTTTTAATAAGGAAGTTAATGGAACGAAATTAATTTCTGATTATACATATAAAAGTTACATTAAAAATATAGAACCAGAAAATAATAGTAGTGAAATTTTAGGTCCATTATTTACAAATCATCATGGTTCAGAATATGGAGTTATTTTTTCAAAAAATAAAAATAGAGTTTCTAAATTGCATAAAAGTGGAGTTGTTGAAAAAGTAGTAATAAGCAAAGATAATAACGGAAATTTAAAAACAGAACCAAGAGAAAGAAATTTTGTAGAAACAATAATTGATATTTCTGAATTAAATATGCCAGTTTCTAAATTACATGTTTTTTGGTTTCATAATTTTTATGGAGCTTCAGATTATGATGTTGATGATATTAGTGTTAGAAGAAAATTTATTAGTAATATCTTAAAAGTAATGCAACAAAGATTAAATGAAAATAAAGGAAATGTAGCTACTATACTTATGGG encodes:
- a CDS encoding peptidoglycan DD-metalloendopeptidase family protein produces the protein MEKKVFEKLVKFNGIPLSKTGFRNIIFDTSRYAKGLNSIRGFGETMSEMNLSNIETINIHFVLKTDELSELAYIYSLFRTQGVLPVENEYLMDKISSSLKNSLTEERLIFNDKLIKKINGDSEINSNSSLRKNISCLCMVLENMSIKNKIETSDGYDVSMNLSLYKNSFDGKEFEQYLKIFEEWKRQVNFDVIKEEIFNCVSKLKNTSVGISLNYYNSNSLNAVYKNNILASTFKSFRLKEEADINKKIRTDNQSDNAEKEKNMSGIGISKEDLDNQELIATKLDEITEKIKIPNSNIIEIELITNNNIAYIPIKGSSILEKSILGIGKTNFSVKLLFDEKEEKTIVQKLKTISDKNIINHKLEIDHPLIQLFDFYSGNIINMNFNSLENQHGIIVTMVFSINGYRFSQEAFINNNDNLGDVLFQRKASTNNITGSYLETLNNYLNMNILEFKGSWDLFNSFEKKCVPSIVNLSKAVKNIIKESKLESAPDIRWLDLISSYSTIFTNYNNILYNVRNKQLKNNAVNDSINLSKMPVKNFQSDLHFYLVGEKLPKQLLVNDFKVFYNPMNVFDGAIWLTDKLKYNESFIKNTESDEEINIYFVQDVARRISLEMFNHKLNNQKNETELKVIRKFFEEYLIRLGQISYKVFFEYKTKENLIFINKTINYKRIFSIIEEKIELLFNMFINTFSDERFINRIIKEIYYNELNKDIDYIKNLVKDYYSELKDFWKNNKKDIAYQMYNVFLLKLTYYSIIETNEYDGDSYLKKNEKLNLILYGVCLSLPLFLKISDRTDMFYRACNATFDLLGIVLNLYNYDLDNDNKMFWESEYIKKEGNKEIFNSFCKYLNETDYSMINSNIGQTINMLSKKDNDYLYGNQLPKINMYSLINKVFYENEAKDGFFNVETFIENERTAFLNSEKYAEIIENEDVYESTNYFVPSFSIGRIHLPSDNKAKFTRKTGNKTYINTLMKNRIIANNDPFQNILNISKIIKDNLDNLFPDYYVLINLTTTTEENKFKEVYLQVKNIVSISISKNPKTKIKTAIINISTPNKNTFNFGDGAFSIKTMEKGTIKSYIIKPGNEIRIMLGYTFDDSYSIFNGMVASSQEIGNTTVITCVDFASTLHNVIPYNLDLNNETILAHDIKQEESNKEKNNIAKKPENKTLTASEIEEANMTAGANLSDDKHEKNQYWKLVINKLSGINNPNGYLFEAFNSRLYQTYFQIGTSSFSVATILMMSQLRDNVSKYFSNQFKETSLNRDTNMLALTLFNKENLTKALGTFVNAEDVENVASIGNSLKNIYPIDIDYETYGYIEQDGTNKNTMSDLYLKNKNTNKVNNEKPFEYNPNNYSSNYIRQPLDFLSDQTAYGSFGSPRSNGTRRHVGVDYKNSPLIQKGRTNFIYCVANGKVFTNAYQEKGAGYYLIILHTGDLFATMYAHMQNKSSFKNGSDVYKGDIIGRVGDTGASQGKHLHFQVMLYKKHPMAKQIYEQIKSKGTDKKPLALEKSSNDSFYYLDPTLFFSTSNPYYISVFNDSVSGNLNNKENNNQQKTNITKTTDKEYEDKLKKHIISNEGFKNNLYKDKDSQSIGYGFLKRGAGLNREIFSEEDYQKYFVNNEYMNEEKANEILDKAIKVYSRIPKKYLKNNWDKLDNNIKIALIDMNYQGWFYSLAQTTDFIDNISKGNLEEAIDTIKNSNYYKQDKRRANKNIELIRSAL